The nucleotide window GACCGCGTGCGGCACCGCTATGTGGAGCAGCTGGGACTGCCCTACCCTGCGGGGCAGGCGGGTGGCGAACTCATCCGCGAGGGATTCGACCGCGGTGCCCTGTTCAGACTGGTGCTGCTGGCGGGTCTGCTTACCGGCGCCTTGACCCTTTTTCGCGATCACCTGGACCTCTATGTTGTGCCCGTTGCACTGGGTGGCGGCCTGGTGCTCACATTCCTCATCGCACCCATGGGCGTGGGGGCGGGCTATATCCTGGGTCCCAAAACCGGACTTAATTGGCTGGCCGGCGCCGTCCTGGGCATCGCTGTGTTGATGCCTTTGGGCGCGATTGTGACCGAGCAGCTGATCGACATTTCCAAGTTCACCCCCCAGCTCTGGAGCCAAAACGTGGGTATGGGCCTGGTGCTGGGGTCTGGGCTGGCGCAGCTGATCTTCCACGGCCGGTTGGCAGGGCTTACCGACCTGTTTCGTCGGAACCGCTTTCAATGGCCCGTGCTGGCTCTTTCGGTTGCCGGGCTGGGCCTGCTGATGGCTGCCGGCATCAGCTGGTGGGGCGCGCTTCTGACCATTGCTTTGGCCTGGCTGCTGGTCCCTGTGGCCGCCCAGCTGACGGGTGCCACTAATCTCGATCCGCTGGAACAGTTCGGCATTCTGGCCGCCTTTCTCATCGCGGCTGTTTACGGTATCTTCAGCCTGCCATTGCCCGGTTCGGCCCGCTACGTCATCGCCTTTTTTGTCGCCGTAACCACCGCAGTGGCCGGCGACATTGGACACGATTTCAAGTCCGCGCAGGTGGTCGGCACTCCCAGCCGCTACATTGTTCGCGGCGATCTCTTTGCCGTGCTTGCCATTGTTCCCGCTATGCCCATTCTATTGGCGATGATCCGGGATACTTTCCTGCCGCAGCTGTTTACCCCCGCCTTGCCTGCGCCACAGGCCAAAATGGTCTACAACGCATTCGCTGGCCTCATCCACCTGCCTACATTTTTCGGTAGCTTGGGGCTGGCGCTGCTGGCGGACGGCTTGCGCTGGTGGAGCCGGGGTGTCGCCGCCAAATCCGGCGAGCCGCGGGTGCAGTTGATACCCCTGGGCATCGGAATATTCCTCGGTTGGCCCTTGAGCTTTGTCATTGCACTGGGCGGCGTCATGCGCGCATGGATTAACCGTCGTCGCCCCGCTTGGGTGCGGGCGGGTGTGGTTCTGGCAGCGGGGATCATGGGGGGCGAGGGCCTGGCCGGGTTTGTC belongs to Candidatus Neomarinimicrobiota bacterium and includes:
- a CDS encoding OPT/YSL family transporter, whose translation is MLSASTLKILFVTLLVTLFLFFTSAFISLKLGAMPWPIVFSIVVSAGLLRLISRQPNMHDVNMAQAGGTMGGLVAAAVVFVLPGMYLQPLADIPSVGLLSLLAGTAGLLGVMLSDRVRHRYVEQLGLPYPAGQAGGELIREGFDRGALFRLVLLAGLLTGALTLFRDHLDLYVVPVALGGGLVLTFLIAPMGVGAGYILGPKTGLNWLAGAVLGIAVLMPLGAIVTEQLIDISKFTPQLWSQNVGMGLVLGSGLAQLIFHGRLAGLTDLFRRNRFQWPVLALSVAGLGLLMAAGISWWGALLTIALAWLLVPVAAQLTGATNLDPLEQFGILAAFLIAAVYGIFSLPLPGSARYVIAFFVAVTTAVAGDIGHDFKSAQVVGTPSRYIVRGDLFAVLAIVPAMPILLAMIRDTFLPQLFTPALPAPQAKMVYNAFAGLIHLPTFFGSLGLALLADGLRWWSRGVAAKSGEPRVQLIPLGIGIFLGWPLSFVIALGGVMRAWINRRRPAWVRAGVVLAAGIMGGEGLAGFVTAALDAATSLDVTLFRLVGAGVLAVIAATLVVRQSWSPKSS